The following coding sequences are from one Parabacteroides pacaensis window:
- a CDS encoding glycoside hydrolase family 28 protein: MNKTMIGSLLCFCSLLASCIQKEQNMSGNALIEKYAIRTDGKTLTTRNLQQAIDDCAGKGGGVVSLPPGQYLTGTLVLKKNVTLHLEKGATLLGSRNIADYPASGRRKALLFAEKASNISITGQGEINGNGDAFNKGNDAPDRPTLILLLDCNQVNVKEVKLTNSGFWTFRFVRCDGVDIRKIYIEGHANWNNDGLDIESRNVTISDCVIDTDDDAICFKSEDPAYVVENITVKNCNLSSNCNYIKFGTASAGGFRNIRISDCILHKCSKSLFRFWEKKLPGVTNPITGIAGIALEVVDGGFMEDITVSNLTMTDVQTPVFVRLGKRKTSDRSYLKNILIKNITATSVSHIASSITGVPGLPVENVEIRHVDFQLKGGGKAADTQVNVPEAETAYPENRMFGTMLPAYGFYIRHAANIRLTDMKLSTVGEKEERHAIVAEDVDGLTIARSTLQLPAGDLCRISLDSCRNVNVASSPDSEPLIFPGNVMGTRIY; the protein is encoded by the coding sequence ATGAATAAGACAATGATAGGAAGCCTGTTATGCTTTTGCTCTTTATTGGCTTCCTGTATCCAGAAAGAGCAAAACATGTCCGGCAACGCCCTGATAGAAAAGTACGCCATCCGGACGGACGGCAAAACCCTCACCACCCGCAACCTACAGCAAGCCATCGACGACTGTGCCGGAAAGGGTGGGGGAGTGGTCTCGCTGCCCCCCGGCCAATACCTCACAGGCACGCTCGTCCTGAAAAAAAACGTCACCCTCCACCTGGAAAAAGGAGCCACCCTCCTGGGAAGCCGCAACATCGCCGATTACCCTGCCTCCGGGCGGCGTAAAGCCCTGCTCTTTGCCGAAAAAGCAAGCAATATCTCCATTACCGGGCAAGGCGAGATAAACGGAAACGGCGACGCCTTCAACAAAGGAAACGATGCTCCCGACCGTCCCACCCTCATCCTCCTGCTCGATTGTAACCAAGTAAACGTGAAAGAAGTAAAACTCACTAACTCCGGATTCTGGACCTTCCGTTTTGTCCGCTGCGACGGCGTAGACATCCGCAAAATATACATCGAAGGCCACGCCAACTGGAATAACGACGGGCTGGACATCGAAAGCCGGAACGTCACCATCTCCGATTGCGTGATCGATACCGACGACGATGCCATCTGCTTCAAAAGCGAAGACCCCGCTTACGTAGTGGAAAACATTACCGTGAAAAACTGCAACCTCTCGTCCAACTGCAACTACATCAAATTCGGAACCGCCAGTGCCGGCGGATTCCGTAACATCCGCATATCCGATTGCATCCTTCATAAATGCAGCAAATCCTTGTTCCGCTTCTGGGAAAAAAAGCTACCCGGAGTAACCAACCCCATAACCGGCATTGCAGGTATCGCTCTCGAAGTAGTAGACGGAGGCTTTATGGAAGACATCACCGTCTCCAACCTGACCATGACGGATGTGCAAACCCCCGTCTTTGTCCGCCTGGGCAAACGGAAAACTTCCGACCGTTCTTATCTGAAAAACATTCTCATCAAAAATATTACCGCTACCTCGGTCAGCCATATAGCCAGCTCTATCACCGGCGTACCTGGCCTGCCGGTAGAAAACGTGGAAATCCGCCATGTGGACTTCCAGTTGAAAGGCGGGGGAAAAGCTGCCGATACCCAAGTGAACGTCCCCGAAGCGGAAACCGCCTATCCTGAAAACCGGATGTTCGGCACCATGCTGCCCGCCTACGGATTCTATATCCGGCATGCAGCCAATATCCGCCTGACCGACATGAAACTTTCCACCGTCGGAGAGAAAGAAGAACGGCACGCCATTGTAGCCGAAGATGTAGACGGCCTCACCATTGCCCGTTCTACCTTGCAACTTCCCGCCGGCGATCTTTGCCGGATTTCGTTGGATAGTTGCCGGAATGTAAACGTTGCCTCCTCCCCGGACAGCGAACCTCTTATCTTTCCGGGAAACGTAATGGGAACAAGGATCTATTGA
- a CDS encoding RagB/SusD family nutrient uptake outer membrane protein, giving the protein MKKLAIFLLAASLALTSCNDYLDIVPDDIATIDNAFTMRSEAEKFLFTCYNYMPSHGTKNDPGFLGSDEFVFTTYHRDNVNFKAAWYLSHGMQRSSDPYFNYWSGKQDGKNLYRGLRDCNIFLENIGKVPDMDIAEKERWICEAKFLKAYYHYWLVRMYGPIPLVKENLSVDASTDETKVYRNTLDECFEYIVGLLDEVIANEYLLDRIENETEELGRVSKAVVYAMKAEILVTAASPLFNGNTDYLGFTDNRGIEIFNPQKTEAEKQKRWEEAAEACRQAIEFCQGVGYELFKMEYFDYTNMSDDARQMMLLRKILYERWNNEMIWENSNAWFPYQGHCMPRGWTSETINNTSGATGNMGVSLNIAKQYYTRNGVPMEEDKDWDFESRFNAAKVGSDNAAFMAKDQWTAKFNLNREPRFYASLGFDRGIWMGQGTKDVTKSNYLKARAGESAANAFETSWCMSGIWPKKLVHDGTVLTKTNITYEKYPFPIMRMANLYLLYAEALNEAKAPYAEVLPWIDKVRERAGLEGVEAAWTNHSSDPDKFKDQAGLREIIRQERLIELSLEGQRYWDIRRWKKALTEFNKPVTGWNLLYNSADDYYKETLIYNQTFTVRDYFWPIIDGEIWRNKNLKQNYGW; this is encoded by the coding sequence ATGAAAAAGCTAGCTATATTTTTATTGGCAGCCTCGTTGGCACTGACTTCCTGCAACGATTACCTGGATATTGTACCCGACGATATTGCTACCATCGACAATGCTTTTACCATGCGCTCGGAAGCAGAAAAGTTCCTTTTCACCTGCTACAACTACATGCCGTCGCACGGCACGAAGAACGATCCGGGCTTCCTGGGAAGCGACGAGTTTGTATTTACTACCTATCACCGCGATAATGTGAACTTCAAGGCAGCCTGGTATCTTTCGCACGGCATGCAACGTTCCAGCGATCCTTATTTCAACTATTGGAGCGGCAAGCAAGACGGTAAAAACCTGTACCGCGGTTTGAGAGACTGTAATATCTTCCTGGAAAACATCGGAAAAGTCCCCGATATGGACATCGCGGAAAAAGAACGCTGGATTTGCGAGGCCAAGTTCCTGAAAGCCTATTACCATTACTGGCTGGTACGCATGTACGGCCCTATCCCGCTGGTAAAAGAAAACCTGTCCGTGGATGCCTCGACAGACGAGACGAAAGTATACCGGAACACGTTGGACGAATGCTTCGAGTACATTGTCGGTTTATTAGACGAAGTGATTGCAAACGAATACCTGTTAGACCGGATCGAGAACGAGACGGAAGAACTGGGACGTGTATCGAAAGCCGTAGTATATGCCATGAAAGCCGAGATCCTGGTCACCGCGGCCAGCCCCCTCTTCAACGGCAATACGGATTACCTGGGCTTTACAGACAACCGGGGCATCGAAATCTTTAACCCGCAAAAAACCGAGGCAGAGAAACAAAAAAGATGGGAAGAAGCAGCCGAAGCCTGCCGGCAAGCCATCGAATTTTGCCAAGGCGTGGGATATGAACTATTTAAAATGGAATATTTCGACTATACCAACATGTCGGACGATGCACGGCAAATGATGCTCTTGCGTAAAATCCTCTATGAAAGATGGAACAACGAAATGATCTGGGAAAACTCCAATGCCTGGTTCCCGTACCAGGGACATTGCATGCCGCGGGGATGGACGTCGGAAACCATAAACAACACTAGCGGGGCTACCGGCAATATGGGCGTTTCTTTGAACATAGCAAAGCAATACTATACCCGGAACGGCGTGCCGATGGAAGAAGACAAAGACTGGGATTTCGAATCCCGCTTCAACGCCGCGAAAGTAGGAAGCGACAATGCTGCTTTTATGGCGAAAGACCAGTGGACCGCCAAATTCAACCTGAACCGGGAACCTCGTTTTTATGCTTCGCTGGGCTTCGACCGGGGCATTTGGATGGGACAAGGCACGAAAGACGTTACCAAGTCGAACTACCTGAAAGCACGCGCCGGCGAATCGGCTGCCAACGCTTTTGAAACCTCCTGGTGCATGTCCGGCATCTGGCCCAAGAAGCTGGTACACGACGGAACGGTACTGACCAAAACCAACATCACCTACGAGAAATACCCCTTCCCCATCATGCGTATGGCAAACCTCTATCTGCTGTATGCCGAAGCGCTGAACGAAGCGAAAGCTCCCTATGCGGAAGTGCTGCCCTGGATAGACAAGGTACGCGAACGTGCCGGGCTGGAAGGCGTGGAAGCTGCGTGGACCAACCATTCTTCGGACCCGGACAAATTTAAAGACCAGGCCGGGCTGCGCGAGATCATCCGGCAAGAACGTCTCATCGAATTAAGCCTGGAAGGGCAACGGTATTGGGACATCCGCCGCTGGAAAAAAGCACTCACGGAATTTAATAAACCCGTTACAGGCTGGAACCTGCTATACAATTCGGCCGACGATTATTATAAAGAAACACTGATTTACAACCAGACATTTACCGTACGCGACTATTTCTGGCCTATTATAGACGGCGAAATCTGGCGCAACAAGAACTTGAAGCAAAATTACGGATGGTAA
- a CDS encoding DUF5000 domain-containing lipoprotein, translating into MIKNRTSKLFLLAVGAILFTACKGDGDVNYASGSKEAPQQVVVKEVKNQNGGAIIYYTLPDDPALKYVKAVYEIKPGVEADARASYYVDSLVVEGLQQGGKHQVRLYSVGYGEVASDPVLVEIDAKTPVFREISQTLKYDKTFSGVKVDFKNVTRAQVSIGVLKKQEDGKWTQLYMHYTEAPSGSFAIHGQDAVETEFGFYVRDRWGNLSDTVSFVTTPILEIECDKSLFKNAKLPTDEWECHKWASMQKNAIECVWDGRTMGLPMYHSKSVTMPRHITIDLGKTYKFSRFVYYTRYDNTSVGVEAYVKGHVHLFELYGSNHPNPNGEFDESWTKIGSFETKKASGGGPNDPVTEDDRKAAIAGEEFEVPAETEAYRYIRFRVLETWGIYGSWGSYEASSFIYIQELTFYGSEYPSL; encoded by the coding sequence ATGATAAAGAATAGAACAAGTAAATTATTCCTCCTGGCTGTAGGAGCTATCCTGTTTACAGCCTGCAAGGGGGATGGCGACGTAAACTATGCGTCGGGAAGCAAAGAAGCACCCCAGCAAGTAGTGGTGAAAGAAGTGAAGAACCAAAACGGGGGAGCAATTATCTATTACACGCTCCCGGACGATCCGGCTTTGAAATATGTGAAAGCCGTATACGAAATAAAACCGGGCGTGGAAGCAGACGCAAGGGCTTCTTACTACGTAGATTCGTTGGTGGTGGAAGGCTTGCAGCAAGGAGGCAAACACCAGGTGCGGCTGTACTCCGTAGGATACGGCGAAGTGGCATCCGACCCGGTGCTGGTAGAGATCGATGCCAAGACACCCGTCTTCCGGGAAATCAGCCAAACGTTGAAGTACGACAAGACTTTTTCCGGCGTCAAAGTAGATTTTAAGAATGTAACCAGGGCCCAGGTAAGCATCGGCGTGTTGAAAAAACAGGAAGACGGAAAGTGGACCCAACTGTACATGCACTACACGGAAGCTCCTTCCGGCAGTTTTGCCATACACGGGCAAGATGCCGTAGAAACGGAATTTGGCTTTTATGTACGCGACCGTTGGGGCAACCTTTCCGATACCGTTTCATTTGTTACTACCCCCATCCTGGAGATAGAATGCGACAAATCCCTGTTCAAGAATGCCAAGCTGCCTACCGATGAATGGGAATGCCACAAATGGGCCTCCATGCAAAAGAATGCGATTGAATGTGTCTGGGACGGGCGGACGATGGGTTTGCCCATGTACCATTCCAAGAGCGTAACCATGCCCCGCCATATTACCATCGATTTGGGAAAGACCTATAAATTCAGCCGGTTTGTTTACTATACCCGTTACGACAATACCTCGGTAGGCGTGGAAGCCTACGTGAAAGGGCATGTCCACCTCTTTGAACTCTATGGAAGCAACCACCCGAACCCGAATGGGGAGTTCGACGAGTCGTGGACGAAGATAGGCTCCTTTGAAACGAAAAAAGCATCCGGCGGAGGCCCGAACGATCCCGTAACCGAAGACGACCGCAAAGCAGCCATCGCCGGCGAAGAGTTTGAAGTGCCTGCCGAGACGGAAGCTTACCGCTATATCCGTTTCCGGGTATTGGAAACCTGGGGAATCTACGGCTCATGGGGAAGTTATGAAGCAAGCAGCTTTATTTATATTCAAGAGTTGACCTTCTACGGATCAGAGTACCCATCACTTTAA
- a CDS encoding SusC/RagA family TonB-linked outer membrane protein, with protein sequence MQKLFDVEKRELFRYCLLQGMLPLSRKIVLFTAVVSCGLFAPSNAFAWEGTHPSAPEAGTPTTMQNTLTVKGRVSDADGNPMPGVTVKVKDVSKGTTTDLDGNYTLPGVEPGTILEFSFIGYAPAEKTVKGGVLNIILYEDTQKLDEVEVVAFSTQKKESVIGAISTVKVAELKVPTSNLTNALAGRVAGVISYQRTGEPGVDDSDFFVRGVTSFGYAKSPLILIDNIEVSSQDLARMQPDDIESFSIMKDATATALYGSRGANGVILVKTKEGQAGSMRLNLRIENSISTPTKMLELADPITYMKLHNEAILTRDPLHALMYPEDKIDNTVPGHPSVIYPVTDWRKELLKDFTMNQRVNMNVSGGGSMVNYYVAGSFNVDNGILKVDKANNFNNNIKIRNYSLRSNVNIKLTKTTKLMVRMNGAFEDYNGPLNGGSDLYAKIMQTNPVLFPATYPKDEAHSYIKHILFGNYGDGKYINPYAELVKGYKESGRDKMEAQFELNQELDFITKGLKFRGLYNVSRLATYSTSRQYKPFYYKLGQYNYMDQTYMIDIINPNGGTEYLDFGQGDKNVESNMYLEAALNYNRDFGKHGVSGLAVLQLRNSQQPNASTLQTSLPKRNVGLSGRFTYSYDSRYFLEGNFGYNGSERFDKSQRWGFFPSAGIAYLISNEKFFRPLAPYVQKLKLRASYGLVGNDNIAAAQDRFLYLSEINMNNSGSGASFGYNEGAYKRNGISVSRYADPNITWEIAKKTNFALELTVLDGLNVTAEYYTERRSNIFQERKDIPNTMGLWVTPKANLGKAKSHGVDLSMDYSKYFANKTWLQLRANFTYASNEYVEYEELDYPDAPWKKHVGNPIGQQWGYIAEGLFVDEEEVRNSPVQFGEYGAGDIKYRDVNRDGMISELDQVPIGYPTEPEIVYGFGASYGIKNVDISVFFQGLARESFWIDYKKVSPFFDNTETGSIENNQLARFIADNHWSESNRNIYAVWPRLSDKSIENNEKRSTWFMRDGSFLRLKQVEIGYTLPQHWIRRAGLKNLRIYFTGNNLFCFSKFKDWDVEQAGDGLKYPVQRIYNIGLNLTF encoded by the coding sequence ATGCAAAAACTGTTTGATGTAGAAAAGAGAGAGCTTTTCAGGTATTGCCTGCTGCAAGGCATGCTGCCGCTCTCTAGAAAAATTGTTTTATTCACTGCGGTCGTATCCTGCGGGTTGTTTGCCCCTTCCAACGCATTTGCCTGGGAAGGAACGCATCCGTCGGCCCCGGAAGCCGGAACGCCCACCACCATGCAAAACACCCTTACGGTAAAGGGACGGGTAAGCGATGCCGACGGGAACCCCATGCCGGGAGTTACCGTAAAAGTAAAAGATGTTTCCAAAGGAACTACTACCGACCTGGACGGAAATTATACGTTGCCAGGCGTGGAACCGGGTACCATCCTGGAATTTTCGTTTATCGGCTATGCCCCCGCCGAAAAAACGGTAAAGGGGGGAGTCCTCAATATTATCTTATACGAAGACACCCAAAAGCTGGATGAAGTAGAGGTGGTAGCTTTCAGCACCCAAAAGAAGGAAAGTGTAATCGGGGCCATCAGCACCGTAAAAGTTGCCGAGCTGAAAGTACCCACCAGCAACCTAACCAATGCCCTTGCCGGCCGCGTTGCCGGTGTTATCTCCTACCAGCGTACCGGCGAACCGGGCGTGGACGATTCCGATTTCTTTGTCCGCGGCGTTACTTCCTTCGGGTACGCCAAGTCCCCCTTGATTTTGATAGACAACATCGAAGTCAGCTCGCAAGACTTGGCACGTATGCAACCCGACGATATCGAGAGCTTCTCTATTATGAAAGATGCCACGGCTACCGCTTTGTACGGTTCGCGCGGTGCAAACGGCGTCATCCTGGTGAAGACCAAAGAAGGGCAAGCCGGTTCCATGCGCTTGAATCTGCGGATAGAAAACTCCATCTCCACCCCCACGAAGATGCTTGAATTGGCAGACCCGATCACGTATATGAAATTGCACAACGAAGCCATCCTTACCCGCGACCCGTTGCATGCCCTGATGTATCCGGAAGACAAGATCGACAATACCGTCCCCGGGCATCCCTCCGTAATTTATCCCGTAACCGACTGGCGGAAAGAACTCTTGAAAGACTTCACCATGAACCAGCGCGTAAATATGAATGTCAGCGGCGGAGGCAGCATGGTGAATTATTATGTGGCAGGTTCGTTTAACGTGGATAACGGGATATTGAAAGTAGACAAAGCCAATAACTTCAACAACAACATCAAGATACGTAACTATTCGCTCCGTTCCAATGTAAACATCAAGCTCACGAAAACCACCAAGTTGATGGTACGGATGAATGGCGCATTCGAGGATTATAACGGCCCGTTGAACGGGGGCTCCGATTTGTACGCAAAGATCATGCAAACCAACCCCGTATTATTTCCTGCCACTTATCCCAAAGACGAAGCCCATTCGTATATAAAGCATATCCTGTTCGGTAATTACGGCGACGGAAAGTACATCAACCCCTATGCGGAACTGGTAAAAGGATATAAAGAATCCGGACGCGATAAAATGGAAGCCCAGTTCGAACTGAACCAGGAACTGGACTTTATTACCAAGGGATTGAAATTCCGCGGTTTATATAACGTTTCACGGTTGGCTACCTATTCTACCAGCCGCCAGTACAAACCCTTCTATTACAAGTTGGGACAATATAATTATATGGACCAGACATACATGATCGACATTATTAACCCGAACGGCGGGACCGAATATCTGGACTTCGGCCAAGGCGACAAAAACGTGGAATCCAACATGTACCTGGAGGCTGCCTTAAACTATAACCGCGATTTCGGCAAACACGGCGTAAGCGGTTTGGCAGTCCTCCAGTTACGCAACAGCCAGCAACCCAATGCATCCACGCTCCAGACCTCCTTGCCCAAGCGCAATGTCGGTCTGTCGGGACGTTTCACGTATTCTTACGACAGCCGTTACTTCCTGGAAGGAAACTTCGGTTACAATGGTTCCGAACGTTTCGACAAGAGCCAGCGGTGGGGCTTCTTCCCCTCGGCGGGAATAGCGTATCTCATCTCCAATGAAAAGTTTTTCCGTCCCCTGGCTCCCTATGTACAGAAGCTGAAATTACGCGCCTCTTACGGCTTGGTGGGAAACGATAACATCGCTGCCGCACAAGACCGCTTCCTGTACTTATCCGAAATCAACATGAATAACAGCGGTTCCGGTGCCAGTTTCGGCTACAACGAAGGAGCCTACAAACGGAACGGTATCTCGGTAAGCCGGTATGCCGACCCCAACATTACCTGGGAGATTGCTAAAAAGACCAACTTTGCCTTGGAGTTGACCGTCCTCGACGGCTTGAACGTAACCGCAGAATACTACACGGAAAGACGTTCCAACATCTTCCAGGAACGGAAAGACATCCCCAACACCATGGGGCTCTGGGTCACCCCCAAGGCCAACCTGGGGAAAGCCAAATCCCACGGCGTAGATCTGTCGATGGATTACAGTAAATACTTTGCCAATAAAACCTGGTTGCAGCTACGGGCCAACTTTACCTACGCCAGCAACGAATATGTGGAGTATGAAGAACTGGACTACCCGGATGCCCCCTGGAAAAAGCACGTAGGCAACCCCATCGGCCAGCAATGGGGCTATATTGCCGAAGGGTTGTTTGTAGACGAAGAGGAAGTACGTAATTCACCCGTCCAGTTCGGCGAATACGGTGCGGGAGACATCAAATACCGCGATGTAAACCGGGACGGCATGATTTCGGAACTGGACCAGGTTCCCATCGGTTATCCTACCGAACCGGAAATCGTGTACGGCTTCGGAGCCTCTTACGGCATCAAGAACGTGGATATATCCGTCTTCTTCCAAGGTTTGGCACGGGAATCGTTTTGGATAGATTATAAGAAAGTATCTCCTTTCTTTGACAATACGGAAACCGGCTCCATTGAAAACAACCAGTTGGCACGTTTCATTGCAGACAACCACTGGTCGGAAAGCAACCGGAACATCTATGCCGTCTGGCCCCGCCTGAGCGATAAGTCTATCGAGAATAACGAGAAGCGAAGTACCTGGTTCATGCGCGACGGCTCTTTCTTACGTCTCAAACAAGTGGAAATAGGCTACACCTTGCCGCAACACTGGATACGGAGAGCCGGATTGAAAAACCTGCGTATTTACTTTACGGGAAACAACTTATTCTGCTTCAGCAAATTCAAAGACTGGGATGTGGAACAAGCCGGCGACGGGTTAAAATACCCGGTACAGAGAATATATAACATTGGTTTGAATTTAACCTTCTAA
- a CDS encoding DUF4998 domain-containing protein, with amino-acid sequence MRKGILYTVLAAILTLWVSCDGMDAPYEEFIKDGPIIYIGKADSLQSFSGRNRIKLTWQMRNDPRGVEAKIYWKDRTDSVKVTLDRSQKVVEHIIDNLQEASYVFQVVIYDKYGNSSLPAEITGEVYGEVYLSYLNPRSYTKKSGQAVYYNKDTKKWEVLLNAIRDETLVNTEVVYINEDGEEKVLSWTDSSSHTFTLEGYKEGNPVKYRSCFLPQEGAIDEFWTEYRQLAGK; translated from the coding sequence ATGAGAAAAGGTATATTATATACAGTATTGGCAGCCATTCTCACCCTTTGGGTAAGCTGCGACGGGATGGATGCTCCCTACGAAGAATTTATAAAAGACGGCCCGATTATCTATATCGGGAAAGCAGACTCCCTGCAAAGCTTCTCCGGCCGTAACCGCATCAAGCTAACATGGCAGATGCGCAACGACCCCCGCGGCGTGGAAGCCAAGATTTATTGGAAAGACCGTACCGATTCGGTAAAGGTAACACTAGACCGCTCGCAGAAAGTGGTAGAACATATAATCGACAACCTGCAGGAAGCATCCTACGTTTTTCAGGTGGTGATTTATGACAAATATGGAAACTCTTCCTTGCCCGCAGAGATTACCGGCGAAGTATACGGAGAGGTATATTTGAGTTACCTGAACCCGCGCAGCTATACCAAGAAAAGCGGCCAGGCGGTGTATTATAACAAAGACACGAAAAAGTGGGAAGTACTGCTCAATGCGATCCGCGACGAAACGCTGGTGAACACCGAAGTAGTCTATATAAATGAAGACGGCGAAGAAAAGGTGCTTTCCTGGACCGACAGCTCTTCCCACACATTCACCCTGGAAGGATATAAAGAAGGCAACCCCGTGAAATACAGAAGTTGCTTTCTTCCCCAAGAAGGGGCGATCGATGAGTTTTGGACGGAATACAGGCAATTGGCTGGCAAATAA